AATACACAAACAGCGAGTGGGGAAGGCGACCTAACCGAAAAGAAACATTAAAACGCACATTAACTTTTTTCTAATGGAAAACAATGGGTATCATATCAATGgacgaaaataataaaaaaagaataacaaTGCAGGGCAGTGAGCAGAACCACACAATGAGTCAAATGggaatgcagcagcagccagCCACGGTTGCAGCAAACATGTCGCCTCGATGTCTCAATCATAACCCACGCATGGTAGTCTGTGTTACCCTTGGGTTCATACGCCCTCCTAAAGAAACAAGTTGTAAAATGTTATACTACGTCGGAaactatttattattatatccACTCTCTCCACAGAACCAATCACTCTCTCGTTATTAACACACTAAATTACGGAATAAAAGTTAGACACTAGTGTCACAGCGCTCTTCAGATGTTAAGGGGTTTCGATATTAGCAAATAGAATGGGGAGTAAAAAGAAAGTCAAACATATTAAATcataaataacaaataacCAAATAtgagaagaaggggaagaataAAGCATCATGTACTCATTTAGTTATATCAGACAACACCTGCCCACCATGACGCCGCACGAAATCCAGACGGCGGGGCACCAGGAATGCCTTCCCTTTGCCAAGTCGGAAAAAGATGGCAACGGCAAGAAGCCCGCTTAGCATGCCAATAACGCTACCAGCCACTACATCACCGCTGTGGTGACGATTGTCGCGTAACCGTGACGCAGCAACGGCGCATGCAAAATAAATCGGCAGGAGACCAACGAGCGTGCGCCACACAGATGCACCACTGAAGGCACGCAGAACTGAAAGGAAGTACATAGCCATAGGCGTGAAAACGGAGAAGGCGCAACCGCTGTGACCTGAAGGGAAAGACCGTCTGCCTTCTGCAGCAACCTTGCACCAATCTTTAACTCTGGATGTCGAATTGTAACCTTCGCGTTCCAACCTAGCGAGGAAGTCGGGACGGAGCACACCAGCGTAAACCTTCAGAACTTCAACGATACAAAGGGCCAATACAACTGAGAAACCGTGCGCCACAACCCAATAATTAGCGGTTTCAAGGAACGTCATTAGCCGCTTTGAGCtgcctttgttttctgtcgTAAATGACCCGTCAGGGCAGTTACCAGTACGTTCCGCGGCAGTATTATTAAACCCGTCGGATGATACCTCCAGCATCTCTACTGGAGCCCGCGATTCATCAGGGAGACGGTTAGACACATGTATATCCAAATACCACTCCCCTTTCGAGGCGAAAAGGGCACGTAAAAACTCCATTATG
This region of Trypanosoma brucei gambiense DAL972 chromosome 10, complete sequence genomic DNA includes:
- a CDS encoding phosphatidic acid phosphatase protein, putative; this encodes MTTESGTCCSKFVHYCKVFHVLDYFLLIGIAFVVCLWMESLQPYCRGFSWTDATISYKLKSSTFSVLTLLIMEVAPIGFYFIMEFLRALFASKGEWYLDIHVSNRLPDESRAPVEMLEVSSDGFNNTAAERTGNCPDGSFTTENKGSSKRLMTFLETANYWVVAHGFSVVLALCIVEVLKVYAGVLRPDFLARLEREGYNSTSRVKDWCKVAAEGRRSFPSGHSGCAFSVFTPMAMYFLSVLRAFSGASVWRTLVGLLPIYFACAVAASRLRDNRHHSGDVVAGSVIGMLSGLLAVAIFFRLGKGKAFLVPRRLDFVRRHGGQVLSDITK